A single Methanolobus sp. ZRKC5 DNA region contains:
- the uvrA gene encoding excinuclease ABC subunit UvrA: MSLSSIRIKGAKEHNLKNIDLTLPRDKLIVITGLSGSGKSSLAFDTIYAEGQRRYVESLSAYARQFLGLMEKPDVEYIEGLSPAISIEQKTTSKNPRSTVGTVTEIYDYLRLLFARIGIRHCPDCGRIIETQSVDQIVDSIMNLREGTKIHVLAPLVRERKGEYKKLLIDLRTEGFTRVRVDGEVHLLEDAENIELGRYFKHNIDIVVDRLVIKKGIDERLSDSVETALEKSGGTLTVQVIDGEELTFSEKLACTECGIGFEEMEPAAFSFNSPQGACPQCHGLGTSMEFNPDLIVPDKTLTLNEGAIEPWYSKKVDGYYMQSLQSLANHKGFSMDVPFEELKPEVKDIIFNGSEELIPFVHVGKNGGMWKHKGRFKGVIANLSKIYEGTESENSKDRMSRYISTKPCLTCHGKRLKPVTIAVTIDGKNIIDTTEMAVEEALDFFKELETKLNDREYTIARLILKEIKARLGFLVDVGLDYLTLSRSAATLSGGEAQRIRLATQIGSSLMGVLYILDEPSIGLHQRDNLRLITTLKHLRDIGNTVLVVEHDEETITSADYVVDMGPGAGIHGGEIVAEGTPKEIMKNKSSTTGKYLSGKVKIEVPEDRREPTGTLVLRGASQNNLKSIDVEFPLGILVCVTGVSGSGKSTLINETLNKVLAKNLNRARDIPGKYNSIDGLENVDKVITIDQSPIGRTPRSNPATYTNLFTPIRELFAQTKMARARGYKPGRFSFNVRGGRCEACSGDGIITIEMHFLPDVYVPCEVCHGKRYNRETLEVTYKDRNIAEVLDMTVEEAFEFFENVPKISKKLQTLNDVGLGYIKLGQSSTTLSGGEAQRVKLATELSKRSTGKTVHILDEPTTGLHFDDVKKLLEVLQRLVDAGNTVIVIEHNLDVIKTADWLIDLGPEGGDRGGEIIAQGTPEEVAKSDISYTGMFLKKMLD, encoded by the coding sequence ATGTCTTTAAGCAGCATCAGGATAAAAGGTGCTAAAGAGCACAACCTCAAGAATATTGACCTTACCCTGCCACGTGATAAACTTATCGTCATCACCGGGCTCAGTGGTTCAGGTAAATCATCACTTGCTTTTGATACTATTTACGCCGAAGGACAGCGCAGGTATGTGGAATCACTCTCAGCGTATGCCAGGCAGTTCCTCGGACTTATGGAAAAACCGGATGTCGAGTACATCGAAGGGCTGTCCCCTGCCATATCCATCGAGCAGAAGACCACAAGCAAGAATCCCCGCTCAACAGTTGGTACTGTTACTGAGATCTATGATTACCTCAGGCTGCTCTTTGCCCGCATTGGCATAAGGCACTGTCCTGACTGTGGGCGCATAATTGAAACCCAGAGCGTTGACCAGATAGTTGACAGCATAATGAACCTGCGGGAAGGGACGAAGATCCATGTGCTGGCCCCACTTGTCAGGGAAAGGAAGGGAGAGTACAAGAAACTCCTTATCGACCTGCGCACCGAGGGTTTTACACGTGTGCGTGTGGACGGAGAAGTTCACTTACTGGAAGACGCCGAGAATATAGAACTTGGTCGTTATTTTAAACATAATATTGACATCGTTGTGGACAGGCTCGTGATCAAGAAAGGAATCGATGAAAGACTGTCCGACTCCGTGGAAACAGCACTTGAAAAAAGTGGAGGAACGCTTACAGTCCAGGTCATCGATGGCGAAGAACTGACATTCAGCGAGAAACTTGCATGTACCGAATGTGGCATCGGTTTTGAGGAAATGGAACCTGCAGCTTTCTCATTCAATAGCCCGCAGGGTGCATGCCCGCAGTGTCACGGACTTGGAACTTCAATGGAGTTCAACCCTGACCTGATAGTTCCTGATAAGACACTGACACTCAACGAAGGTGCAATAGAACCCTGGTACAGCAAGAAAGTTGACGGATATTACATGCAGTCACTTCAGTCACTGGCAAACCACAAGGGATTTTCAATGGATGTTCCCTTTGAAGAACTAAAACCTGAAGTAAAGGATATTATCTTCAACGGCAGTGAGGAACTGATTCCCTTTGTGCATGTAGGAAAGAATGGTGGAATGTGGAAGCATAAAGGACGCTTCAAGGGAGTTATCGCAAACCTTTCCAAAATATATGAAGGCACGGAATCCGAAAACAGTAAGGACAGGATGAGCAGATACATAAGCACAAAACCATGTTTGACCTGCCATGGTAAGAGGCTCAAACCAGTTACCATTGCAGTTACGATCGATGGGAAGAACATCATCGATACAACAGAAATGGCCGTTGAAGAAGCACTGGACTTCTTCAAGGAACTGGAAACAAAGCTCAACGACAGGGAATATACCATCGCCCGCCTCATACTCAAAGAGATCAAGGCAAGGCTAGGGTTCCTTGTTGATGTGGGTCTAGACTACCTTACATTGAGCAGGTCTGCCGCCACACTTTCAGGAGGAGAAGCACAGCGAATAAGGCTTGCAACACAGATCGGGTCCAGCCTTATGGGTGTGCTCTACATACTTGATGAGCCAAGTATTGGCCTTCATCAAAGGGACAATCTCAGGCTTATTACAACATTGAAACATCTTAGAGATATAGGGAATACCGTACTTGTGGTCGAGCACGATGAGGAAACCATAACCAGTGCAGACTATGTTGTTGACATGGGACCGGGAGCAGGCATACACGGCGGAGAGATAGTTGCCGAAGGCACTCCCAAAGAGATAATGAAGAACAAGAGCTCCACAACCGGAAAATACCTGAGTGGAAAAGTGAAAATAGAGGTCCCGGAAGATAGAAGAGAGCCCACCGGAACCCTAGTCCTTCGGGGTGCAAGCCAGAACAATCTCAAATCCATCGATGTGGAATTCCCTCTGGGAATTCTTGTCTGTGTCACCGGTGTTTCCGGATCAGGAAAGAGTACGCTTATCAATGAAACACTTAACAAAGTGCTTGCAAAGAATCTCAACAGGGCAAGAGACATACCGGGCAAATACAATTCCATAGATGGACTTGAAAATGTGGACAAGGTCATAACCATAGACCAGTCACCCATCGGACGCACACCCAGATCCAACCCTGCGACTTACACTAATCTTTTCACCCCAATTCGGGAACTCTTTGCCCAGACAAAGATGGCACGTGCCAGGGGTTACAAACCAGGACGTTTTAGTTTCAATGTCCGTGGTGGCAGGTGTGAAGCATGTTCCGGTGACGGGATAATAACGATTGAGATGCACTTTTTACCTGATGTGTATGTTCCATGCGAAGTATGCCATGGCAAACGTTACAATAGAGAAACACTGGAAGTAACTTACAAGGACAGGAACATTGCCGAAGTTCTTGACATGACAGTTGAGGAAGCCTTTGAGTTCTTTGAGAATGTGCCAAAGATCAGTAAAAAACTCCAGACGCTCAACGATGTAGGTCTGGGGTACATTAAACTGGGACAATCGTCTACCACACTTTCAGGAGGAGAAGCACAGAGAGTTAAACTCGCAACCGAACTGAGCAAACGCTCCACCGGTAAAACAGTTCATATACTGGATGAACCTACAACCGGCCTTCATTTTGACGATGTTAAAAAGCTCCTTGAAGTCCTGCAAAGACTTGTGGATGCCGGAAATACCGTGATAGTCATCGAACACAACCTCGACGTGATAAAAACTGCAGACTGGTTAATAGATCTTGGACCAGAGGGTGGAGACCGTGGCGGAGAAATCATTGCCCAGGGAACTCCGGAAGAAGTAGCTAAAAGCGATATTTCCTATACAGGGATGTTTTTGAAGAAAATGTTGGATTAA
- a CDS encoding histidine kinase N-terminal 7TM domain-containing protein, translating into MYLNYFALPLFALVFILCALIFYIQKHRDKDGTTYFSLLLCSIIVYTFFYVFEISSATLNSTLTYYKLEYIGIPFIPALLLIFTIKYTGKKQWSTTATTFAIVAIPLVTMLLVFTTEKHTLYHKEIFLSPEAIFPILAFEPGTWYWIQQFYTILCISFSIVLLLNMRTEVMPAFRKQVSVVMLGTLIPFLVFLLYIAGIFPPGLDPIPFSLAFCGIIIYFGLTHYKLLDLAPLARSLLFEKMPDGVIVLDEMQRIVDCNHSATKYLELTSDYIGKIVSETLVSWPELITNRQNAVERNSLEVKKSVGGENIWLNVDFLPLSSENKNALGQMIILRNITESKKAQETLLETNRNLEKATIRAKHMTEQAEMANRAKSEFIANMSHEIRTPLNGVMGFSDLLMQTELTESQLYYIQTVHTSANTLLDLVNDVLDFSKIEAGKLELNPERTQLMELLKQITDIVNYKVHEKELEIKLNIESNIPEYIIVDDLRLRQILINLLSNAIKFTETGEIELKVEPSILHYKTHEIGLTFSVKDTGIGIAKENRSRIFDSFSQGDGSISRRYGGTGLGLTISNRLLDMMGSKLELESEVGKGSTFYFTVVLPVD; encoded by the coding sequence ATGTATCTCAATTATTTTGCACTGCCACTATTTGCACTGGTGTTTATTCTGTGTGCACTGATATTCTATATTCAAAAGCATAGAGATAAAGACGGTACTACCTATTTCTCATTACTTTTATGTTCCATTATTGTTTATACATTTTTTTATGTATTCGAAATATCTTCAGCAACATTGAATTCTACTTTAACCTATTACAAACTTGAATATATTGGAATTCCTTTTATTCCAGCTTTATTGCTGATCTTTACAATAAAATACACAGGGAAAAAACAATGGTCAACCACAGCGACAACTTTTGCAATCGTTGCCATTCCATTAGTAACTATGCTCCTTGTGTTCACTACTGAGAAACATACTCTATATCACAAGGAAATATTCCTTAGTCCTGAAGCAATCTTTCCTATACTGGCATTTGAACCTGGTACATGGTATTGGATTCAGCAATTTTATACCATCCTCTGTATTAGTTTCAGCATTGTCCTTCTGCTAAACATGCGAACAGAGGTCATGCCAGCTTTTCGAAAACAGGTATCTGTAGTAATGCTTGGAACATTAATACCCTTTTTAGTATTCTTACTCTATATTGCTGGAATATTTCCGCCTGGCCTTGATCCAATTCCTTTTTCTCTTGCATTTTGTGGTATAATAATTTATTTTGGCCTGACACATTACAAATTATTAGATCTAGCTCCTCTTGCACGTAGTCTGCTTTTTGAAAAAATGCCTGACGGGGTAATTGTTCTTGATGAAATGCAAAGAATAGTTGATTGTAACCATTCTGCGACAAAATACCTGGAACTTACATCGGATTATATTGGAAAAATAGTATCTGAAACACTGGTTTCCTGGCCAGAACTTATTACTAACAGACAGAATGCAGTTGAAAGAAATAGCCTTGAAGTGAAAAAGAGCGTTGGTGGAGAAAACATCTGGCTTAATGTTGATTTTTTGCCACTTTCCAGTGAAAATAAAAATGCACTGGGACAAATGATAATACTTCGAAATATTACAGAAAGTAAAAAAGCGCAGGAAACATTGCTTGAAACTAATCGGAATCTTGAAAAAGCCACGATCCGTGCAAAACACATGACTGAACAGGCAGAAATGGCAAACCGTGCAAAAAGTGAATTCATTGCCAACATGAGCCATGAAATTCGGACGCCTCTTAATGGAGTGATGGGTTTTTCTGATCTGCTGATGCAAACAGAACTTACAGAATCACAATTATATTACATTCAAACAGTGCATACATCAGCAAATACATTGCTTGATCTGGTCAATGATGTATTAGATTTTTCAAAAATAGAAGCTGGAAAACTGGAACTTAATCCAGAAAGAACACAACTCATGGAGTTGCTTAAGCAAATTACAGATATTGTTAATTATAAAGTCCATGAGAAAGAGCTTGAAATTAAACTGAACATAGAATCAAACATACCAGAATATATCATTGTTGATGATCTGAGATTGAGGCAGATATTAATTAATCTCTTAAGTAATGCTATAAAGTTCACTGAAACAGGTGAAATTGAACTGAAAGTGGAACCCTCTATTCTTCATTACAAAACGCATGAAATCGGACTAACATTTTCAGTGAAAGATACAGGAATTGGAATCGCAAAAGAGAACAGAAGCAGGATATTTGATTCTTTTTCGCAGGGAGATGGTTCCATAAGTCGCAGGTACGGAGGAACAGGTCTTGGACTGACGATATCAAACAGGCTTCTTGATATGATGGGATCTAAACTTGAACTTGAAAGTGAAGTTGGAAAAGGAAGCACTTTTTATTTTACTGTCGTTTTGCCTGTCGATTAA
- the purB gene encoding adenylosuccinate lyase, with protein sequence MAIHPIEYRYGTDEMKFVWSEVNRLEKVMKAEAALARAEADIGLIPKEAADIIEASIGSVELERVKEIEDEIHHDMMAVVIAMSEKCAEDADKWVHFGATSNDMLDTATGLQLKDAVKILEDKIHTLLDVLLLQADTHKNLVCAGRTHGQIGVPTTYGLRFAIWASEVARHIERLEQLKPRLIVGQMTGAVGTQAAFGKDGIEIQKKVMQYLEIGSVDVSNQIIQRDRHAEFVMWMANTVTTLDKVAVEIRTLQRSEIAEVEESFRKKQVGSSTMPHKRNPIKSEQICGLARIVRAMIEPELQNNTLWDERDLTNSSCERIVFPEACVLTDHIIKLAIGVIENLRFYPENIRRNLDLLKGLNMGEAVMIELAMRGVGRQEAHELVRSSAMEAHESGKYFKDVLLANPNVANYLSEEDISNLVDPDKYIGTAVEQVEMVVAKLKRN encoded by the coding sequence ATGGCAATCCACCCTATAGAATACCGTTACGGAACAGATGAAATGAAATTTGTCTGGAGCGAGGTAAACCGTCTTGAGAAGGTCATGAAAGCTGAAGCTGCACTTGCAAGAGCTGAAGCAGATATTGGACTTATCCCAAAAGAAGCTGCAGATATTATAGAGGCCAGTATTGGTTCTGTGGAACTTGAAAGGGTAAAAGAGATTGAAGACGAGATTCACCACGATATGATGGCAGTGGTTATCGCCATGTCTGAAAAGTGTGCGGAAGATGCAGATAAATGGGTGCACTTCGGTGCCACATCAAATGATATGCTTGATACTGCAACAGGTCTTCAGTTAAAGGATGCTGTGAAGATCCTTGAAGATAAGATCCACACTCTTCTTGATGTACTTCTCCTTCAGGCAGATACACACAAGAACCTGGTATGTGCAGGAAGAACACACGGACAGATCGGTGTTCCAACAACCTATGGATTGAGGTTTGCCATATGGGCATCCGAGGTTGCAAGACACATAGAGCGCCTTGAACAACTCAAGCCACGACTTATAGTTGGTCAGATGACTGGTGCAGTAGGTACTCAGGCTGCATTTGGAAAGGATGGAATTGAGATTCAAAAAAAGGTAATGCAGTATCTTGAGATTGGCTCAGTTGATGTTTCAAACCAGATCATCCAGAGAGACCGCCATGCTGAATTTGTCATGTGGATGGCAAACACCGTCACTACTCTTGACAAGGTGGCTGTGGAAATACGTACCCTCCAGAGAAGTGAGATAGCTGAGGTTGAGGAAAGCTTCAGGAAAAAACAGGTCGGTTCTTCTACAATGCCACACAAGCGTAACCCCATCAAGTCCGAACAGATATGCGGTCTTGCAAGGATCGTTCGTGCCATGATCGAACCTGAACTTCAGAACAACACACTATGGGATGAAAGGGACCTGACTAATTCCTCATGCGAAAGGATCGTTTTCCCCGAGGCATGTGTCCTTACCGATCATATCATAAAGCTCGCAATCGGCGTGATCGAAAACTTAAGGTTCTATCCGGAGAACATCCGCCGCAACCTTGACCTTCTTAAGGGACTGAATATGGGTGAGGCTGTAATGATAGAACTTGCAATGCGTGGTGTAGGTCGCCAGGAAGCTCACGAGCTTGTCCGCTCCAGTGCAATGGAAGCTCATGAATCCGGCAAGTATTTCAAGGACGTCCTGCTGGCAAACCCTAACGTTGCAAATTACCTGAGTGAAGAGGACATAAGCAATCTGGTCGATCCGGATAAGTACATTGGTACTGCTGTAGAGCAGGTTGAAATGGTAGTTGCAAAACTGAAGAGGAACTAA
- a CDS encoding CDGSH iron-sulfur domain-containing protein: MSTKEETSIEVSKDGPYIVKNVNTFVNSKGENLDTQPAMALCRCGSSKNKPFCDGSHIEIGFKDEKN; encoded by the coding sequence ATGAGTACAAAAGAAGAAACATCTATTGAAGTCAGCAAAGATGGGCCGTATATCGTCAAAAATGTGAACACATTCGTTAACTCAAAAGGAGAGAATTTGGATACACAACCTGCTATGGCACTTTGCAGATGTGGTTCATCAAAGAACAAGCCATTTTGTGATGGCTCTCACATTGAAATTGGTTTCAAGGATGAAAAGAATTGA
- a CDS encoding ammonium transporter: MVLDTGDTAFIIICTAMVMLMTPGVGLFYGGMVRSKNIISMIAMSFVAFAIVSIQWVTIGYTLSFGSDISGFIGGLDHLFLAGVGMDGDGIPDMLFMVFQLVFAGITLAILTSGVAERIKLSSFIVLGLLWTTLVYDPLAHWAWGGGWAGELGALDFAGGTVVHISSGFGALALALVIGNRAGFGKYSMEAENITTTLLGGSLLWFGWFAFNAGSALAADGLAVNALVVTNISAAAGALTWMAASWIKGKPSSLGLISGGVAGLVAITPASGFVGPMAAIIIGGFAGLLCYGALLFRVHKGLDESLDAWAIHGMGGLWGALATGIFASAAIGGVDGLIYGNTHQFFIQLLDASAAIIYAFVMTYILAKLVDKVMGLRVTEEEEYVGLDISQHGESTTA, encoded by the coding sequence TTGGTACTCGACACTGGAGATACAGCCTTTATTATCATCTGTACCGCCATGGTCATGCTTATGACCCCGGGAGTAGGACTCTTTTACGGCGGAATGGTGCGTAGTAAGAACATTATTTCTATGATAGCCATGTCTTTCGTGGCCTTTGCCATTGTAAGTATACAATGGGTTACAATCGGTTACACCCTTTCCTTTGGATCTGATATATCAGGATTCATAGGCGGCCTAGACCATTTATTCCTAGCAGGCGTTGGAATGGACGGCGACGGAATCCCTGATATGCTATTTATGGTATTTCAGCTGGTTTTCGCAGGAATCACATTGGCAATCCTTACATCAGGAGTTGCAGAACGTATCAAACTGAGCTCTTTTATTGTTCTCGGATTACTCTGGACAACCCTGGTCTATGACCCGCTTGCTCACTGGGCATGGGGAGGCGGCTGGGCCGGAGAGCTAGGTGCACTTGACTTTGCAGGTGGTACCGTAGTACACATAAGTTCAGGATTCGGTGCTCTGGCACTTGCACTTGTTATTGGTAACCGTGCAGGATTTGGCAAATACAGCATGGAGGCAGAGAATATTACAACAACCCTCCTTGGTGGATCACTCCTGTGGTTCGGTTGGTTTGCATTCAATGCAGGAAGTGCACTTGCAGCAGACGGACTTGCAGTCAATGCTCTTGTCGTAACCAACATCTCTGCAGCAGCCGGGGCACTTACCTGGATGGCAGCATCCTGGATAAAGGGCAAGCCAAGTTCACTGGGTCTTATCAGTGGAGGCGTTGCAGGTCTTGTAGCTATCACACCAGCTTCCGGTTTTGTCGGACCTATGGCTGCTATCATTATCGGTGGATTTGCCGGACTTCTCTGTTACGGAGCACTACTATTCCGTGTGCACAAGGGACTTGATGAAAGTCTTGATGCGTGGGCAATTCATGGAATGGGAGGACTCTGGGGAGCACTTGCAACCGGAATATTTGCAAGCGCAGCCATTGGCGGAGTTGACGGACTTATATATGGAAATACACATCAATTCTTTATACAGCTACTTGATGCTTCCGCTGCCATTATATACGCATTTGTAATGACCTATATACTTGCCAAGCTTGTGGACAAGGTAATGGGATTGCGTGTGACAGAAGAAGAAGAATATGTTGGACTTGATATATCCCAACATGGGGAATCTACTACAGCCTGA
- a CDS encoding P-II family nitrogen regulator, with protein MKRVKAIIRPEMLEDVKAALEEKGYFAMTVYQVKGRGAQKGICLQYRGKQIKVDMIPKTEIEMVVGDEDVRPIIEIIRASARTGKFGDGKIFVSPIELVAAIRNDDEIVSE; from the coding sequence ATGAAAAGAGTAAAAGCAATTATCCGCCCGGAGATGCTGGAAGATGTAAAGGCCGCATTGGAAGAGAAAGGTTACTTTGCCATGACAGTTTATCAGGTTAAAGGACGTGGCGCACAGAAAGGTATTTGCCTCCAGTACAGAGGAAAACAGATCAAAGTGGACATGATACCTAAGACCGAGATAGAGATGGTCGTGGGCGATGAAGATGTCAGACCTATCATCGAGATCATAAGAGCAAGTGCAAGAACCGGTAAATTCGGTGATGGAAAGATTTTTGTATCCCCGATTGAGCTGGTAGCTGCAATTAGAAATGATGACGAGATAGTATCCGAATAA
- a CDS encoding type 1 glutamine amidotransferase gives MKISCLIHLEFESLGNIKEWAFNKGHSISVTAPYVNSVFPQLHEFDLLIIMGGLMSVYQEEEYPWLKEEKKFVKTVLKSGKAVYGICFGAQMIAELLEGKVSQSPLKEIGWHKVRSLEAFQADDILFHISEGIIVFQWHGDTFSLPKGAKRLFESEACPEQGFIYGDNVLAVQFHPEVNEECVDSLIENCSSDFVEGKYIQSEHEIRGRDDLIKSSSDLMFAILDWFESNIGSKAN, from the coding sequence ATGAAAATTAGTTGCCTGATACATCTGGAATTCGAATCCCTTGGTAACATCAAAGAATGGGCCTTTAATAAAGGTCATTCTATATCCGTGACTGCTCCATACGTAAATTCTGTTTTCCCACAGTTACATGAATTCGATCTGCTCATAATAATGGGTGGTTTGATGAGTGTCTATCAGGAAGAAGAATATCCATGGTTAAAGGAGGAAAAGAAATTTGTTAAAACTGTTCTCAAATCAGGCAAAGCCGTTTATGGCATATGTTTTGGAGCCCAGATGATAGCAGAATTATTGGAGGGTAAAGTGTCACAAAGTCCACTTAAGGAAATTGGCTGGCATAAAGTTCGTTCACTTGAAGCATTTCAGGCAGATGATATTCTGTTTCATATTTCTGAGGGAATTATTGTTTTCCAGTGGCATGGTGATACCTTCAGTCTTCCAAAGGGTGCAAAACGTCTGTTTGAAAGTGAAGCATGCCCGGAGCAAGGGTTCATTTACGGAGACAATGTGCTTGCAGTGCAGTTCCATCCAGAGGTTAATGAAGAGTGTGTAGACAGCCTGATAGAAAACTGTAGTTCTGACTTCGTGGAAGGTAAGTATATACAATCAGAGCATGAGATACGTGGGAGGGATGATCTGATAAAGTCATCTTCTGATCTGATGTTTGCAATACTTGACTGGTTTGAAAGTAATATAGGGAGTAAAGCAAACTAA
- a CDS encoding methyl-accepting chemotaxis protein has product MRYRDIPIGRKLLIFTLIAAIVPVLLVGTYAYEQAGNSISHEIQNKLEEQVQIENDYIGSTLSLAQDKVNSDLGVARAAFYSKGTPKIVDEQMVLGEDYVINNNFEIVDNVKNMVGGTATVFQVQNEEAVRISTNVITNEGTRAVGTTVSQPVYDAVINKGETFYGRAWVVNAWYMTAYEPIEDNSGNIIGILYVGVLEEPFINHIKEHIGELVVGKTGYLYIMDTEGNLILHPNKEGESIYEYDFAKEMVETKEGYLSYQWEGREKVVAYSYYEPREWIVASGSYLDEFTEGVQSIRNTMIAAIFILIIVGFFAARKFSKSITDSLEKMITATNSIAEGDLTVNIESDSEDEMGQLSSAIDQMAKNLKDLVIEIEHSANKVTGTSNIMYTSSIEMESVSNHISQTIGEIASGAQGQSVKTEKTSHAMADMTYNVQEIASSAQVAAETATKASELIQEVGIQSETLLNQMDEIQNSAGQSANVIRELDVKSREIGEIVELITNVADQTNLLALNAAIEAARAGEHGRGFAVVADEVRKLAENSGNAAQQISKLILEIQQRTEEAVITVEKGTGTIAGGAKALQDTVDAVKKIVEGGGKVAGMAQDIAAAAQEQSASIQEVTASMEEMSSISEASAAGTEEVSAAIEEQTSSMTEFTESSRELSELADGLKAKLDKFKFESE; this is encoded by the coding sequence ATGAGATACAGAGACATCCCAATTGGACGTAAATTACTAATATTCACACTAATAGCTGCTATAGTACCCGTTCTTCTTGTAGGCACATATGCCTATGAACAAGCAGGCAACAGTATTTCACATGAGATACAAAATAAACTTGAAGAGCAGGTGCAAATAGAGAATGATTACATTGGCTCAACATTATCTCTTGCACAGGACAAAGTAAATAGTGATTTAGGAGTTGCAAGAGCCGCTTTTTATTCAAAGGGCACTCCAAAGATAGTTGACGAACAAATGGTACTTGGAGAAGACTATGTTATTAATAACAACTTTGAAATCGTTGATAACGTCAAAAATATGGTTGGTGGAACAGCTACCGTATTCCAGGTGCAAAATGAAGAGGCTGTAAGGATATCCACTAATGTAATAACTAACGAAGGGACAAGAGCAGTTGGTACTACTGTATCCCAACCAGTATATGATGCAGTTATCAATAAAGGAGAAACCTTCTATGGAAGAGCATGGGTTGTCAATGCATGGTACATGACAGCATATGAACCTATTGAAGATAATTCAGGAAATATAATAGGTATCCTTTATGTTGGTGTTTTGGAAGAGCCCTTCATCAATCATATAAAAGAGCATATAGGAGAACTTGTTGTCGGGAAAACAGGTTATCTATACATAATGGATACAGAAGGCAATCTGATACTGCATCCAAATAAAGAGGGCGAGAGCATCTATGAATATGATTTTGCGAAAGAAATGGTCGAAACCAAAGAAGGCTACCTCTCATACCAATGGGAAGGAAGAGAAAAGGTTGTAGCATATTCATATTACGAACCAAGAGAATGGATAGTAGCCTCAGGAAGCTACCTTGATGAATTCACAGAAGGAGTTCAATCCATAAGGAACACAATGATCGCAGCGATATTTATACTCATCATTGTAGGATTCTTTGCCGCCAGAAAATTCTCAAAATCAATTACAGATTCACTTGAAAAAATGATCACTGCCACCAATTCTATTGCAGAAGGAGACCTGACGGTTAACATCGAAAGTGATTCAGAGGACGAGATGGGACAATTATCATCTGCAATCGATCAGATGGCAAAAAACCTTAAAGATCTGGTTATAGAAATAGAACATAGTGCTAATAAAGTAACTGGAACTTCAAATATTATGTACACATCATCAATTGAAATGGAATCTGTAAGCAACCACATATCCCAGACAATTGGTGAAATAGCCAGTGGTGCTCAAGGACAATCCGTGAAAACAGAAAAAACATCACATGCAATGGCAGACATGACATATAATGTCCAGGAAATTGCTTCAAGTGCCCAGGTTGCTGCAGAAACTGCAACAAAGGCAAGTGAACTCATACAAGAAGTTGGAATCCAATCAGAGACACTTCTTAACCAGATGGATGAAATACAAAATTCTGCCGGACAATCTGCAAATGTGATAAGGGAACTGGATGTTAAGTCCAGAGAAATTGGTGAAATAGTCGAACTCATCACAAATGTTGCAGACCAGACCAACCTGCTAGCACTCAATGCTGCAATAGAAGCAGCCAGGGCAGGAGAACATGGCAGAGGATTCGCAGTTGTTGCCGATGAAGTAAGGAAACTTGCTGAGAACTCGGGAAACGCCGCACAACAGATATCAAAGCTAATCCTTGAGATTCAACAAAGGACAGAAGAAGCTGTCATAACCGTAGAGAAAGGAACTGGAACCATTGCAGGTGGTGCAAAAGCACTTCAGGATACCGTCGATGCTGTTAAGAAAATTGTAGAAGGTGGTGGGAAGGTTGCAGGTATGGCACAGGATATTGCAGCTGCTGCACAAGAGCAATCTGCATCGATTCAGGAAGTTACTGCATCCATGGAAGAAATGTCATCAATATCAGAGGCATCAGCTGCCGGAACAGAGGAAGTTTCTGCTGCTATTGAAGAACAAACATCATCCATGACAGAATTCACAGAATCTTCAAGGGAACTGTCTGAACTTGCAGATGGACTGAAAGCAAAGCTGGATAAATTCAAATTTGAAAGTGAATAA